A single window of Dermochelys coriacea isolate rDerCor1 chromosome 14, rDerCor1.pri.v4, whole genome shotgun sequence DNA harbors:
- the CBX2 gene encoding chromobox protein homolog 2 codes for MRAHAAGGGAPQGCVRRVPLCVGAAGRGAEPAGAMEELSSVGEQVFAAECILSKRLRKGKLEYLVKWRGWSSKHNSWEPEENILDPRLLLAFQKKEHEKEVQNRKRGKRPRGRPRKHVEPEEPPKIKSSSSSSSTSSSSSSSDEEDESDLEAKRGPRSRETHPLPQKKAQILVAKPEIKDPVRKKRGRKPLPPEQKAARRTMNVAKVLKTTRKETAGGSKLMGKLQPQHNAQGSGIAVLKSNVKEPQSALSGLGPGGLSAENLPNILKGSSGSPNHGISWQSSIVHYMNRMSQNQSSAEVPPPGRLALKSQASTKSSLGLDLKMRNQKGPGEPRLNVPGSKTAKALGSGAGGDQKSGFTAGAQTLHNGSKAPVNSPAPGSQLTSNQELNLQALNLQSVKNGPNSAGGSSLPRHVCGTLAKSAGATAVNVGAAAAKGSRMGTVLNVQNTGLPPGVDTCKNEKPMQRAAAGERDVTKSGVPCAPEGHPTTENRKPAAMSEMSTGEEETSSDSDRDSASFPGMGQNMSVSIQTSQDWKPTRSLIEHVFVTDVTANLITVTVKESPTSVGFFNLRHY; via the exons ATGCGGGCGCACGCGGCGGGCGGGGGCGCGCCTCAGGGCTGCGTCCGGCGAGTCCCCTTGTGTGTCGGGGCGGCGGGGCGCGGAGCGGAGCCGGCCGGCGCCATGGAGGAGCTGAGCAGCGTGGGCGAGCAGGTCTTCGCCGCCGAGTGCATCCTGAGCAAGCGGCTCCGCAAG GGCAAGCTGGAGTATCTGGTGAAGTGGCGAGGCTGGTCCTCCAA ACACAACAGCTGGGAACCTGAAGAGAATATCCTTGATCCAAGGCTGCTCCTTGCCTTCCAAAAGAA GGAACACGAGAAAGAGGTGCAGAATCGGAAGAGGGGTAAACGACCCAGAGGCAGGCCCAGGAAACATGTG gaaccAGAGGAGCCTCCAAAAATCAAGTCAAGTAGCTCCTCATCCTCTAcctcttcatcttcctcctcctctgatgAAGAGGATGAGAGTGACCTGGAGGCAAAGAgaggtccccggagcagagagaCTCACCCATTGCCACAGAAGAAAGCTCAGATTCTGGTTGCGAAGCCGGAAATAAAAGACCCTGTCAGGAAGAAGCGTGGGCGGAAACCTCTGCCTCCGGAGCAGAAGGCAGCCAGAAGGACCATGAACGTGGCCAAGGTGCTGAAAACAACCCGAAAGGAGACGGCGGGAGGTTCTAAACTAATGGGGAAATTGCAGCCCCAACACAATGCTCAGGGCTCAGGTATTGCTGTGCTTAAATCTAATGTGAAAGAGCCCCAAAGTGCACTGAGTGGGCTTGGTCCAGGGGGCTTATCTGCTGAGAACCTGCCCAATATACTGAAGGGCTCCTCTGGGAGCCCAAACCACGGGATCAGCTGGCAGAGTTCTATTGTGCACTACATGAACAGGATGTCCCAAAACCAGAGCTCTGCAGAGGTTCCACCCCCAGGGAGGCTGGCACTCAAGTCACAGGCATCCACCAAGAGTAGCCTAGGACTGGACTTAAAAATGAGAAACCAGAAAGGACCTGGGGAGCCTAGGTTGAATGTGCCAGGATCCAAAACAGCCAAGGCACTCGGCAGTGGTGCTGGGGGGGATCAGAAATCAGGCTTCACTGCTGGGGCTCAAACCTTGCACAATGGCAGCAAGGCACCTGTGAATTCACCTGCCCCAGGAAGCCAGCTGACGTCCAATCAGGAGCTGAACCTTCAAGCTTTAAACTTACAGAGTGTCAAAAATGGGCCGAATtcagcaggtggcagcagcctCCCTCGTCATGTCTGTGGAACTCTGGCCAAAAGTGCTGGTGCCACAGCTGTGAATGTGGGGGCAGCCGCTGCCAAGGGCAGCAGGATGGGCACAGTGCTGAATGTACAAAACACTGGGCTGCCGCCAGGCGTGGACACCTGCAAAAATGAGAAACCAATGCAaagagcagctgctggggaaaGAGATGTGACAAAAAGTGGAGTCCCATGTGCACCAGAGGGGCACCCCACAACAGAGAACCGCAAGCCAGCAGCCATGTCTGAAATGAGCACTGGCGAAGAGGAGACCAGCTCCGATTCGGATCGGGATTCTGCCTCGTTTCCTGGTATGGGCCAGAACATGTCAGTCTCCATCCAGACCAGCCAGGACTGGAAACCCACCCGCAGCCTGATTGAACACGTCTTTGTCACAGATGTGACAGCCAACCTGATTACAGTGACCGTCAAGGAGTCTCCCACCAGTGTTGGGTTTTTCAATCTTAGACATTACTGA